A genomic segment from Bradyrhizobium sp. ISRA430 encodes:
- a CDS encoding choline dehydrogenase, whose product MNANSHPAPSDPQFDYIIVGAGSAGCVLANRLSANGKHTVLLLEAGPKDANIWIHVPLGYGKLFKEKTVNWMYQTEPEPELKGRQVFQPRGKTLGGSSSINGLLYVRGQHEDYDRWRQLGNTGWGYDDVLPYFKKAENQARGASEFHGSDGPLPVSDMIMTDPLSKAFIDAAVQTGLPYNPDFNGASQEGVGLFQTTTRNGRRASTAVAYLGPAKTRGNLKIETGALGQRILFEGRRAVGVEYRQGAQLRRARARKEVVLSSGAYNSPQLLQLSGVGPADLLRKHGIDVVLDAEGVGHDLQDHMQVRIVMRCSQKITLNDTVNHPIRRTLEGARYALFRKGWLTIAAGTAGAFFKTSPRLASPDIQVHFLPFSTDKMGEKLHDFSGFTASVCQLRPESRGSLRIRSADPTVPPEIRINYMSTETDRTTNVEALKILRKILGAQALKPFVVDEVDPGAKVSTDAELLDFCRERGSTIYHPTSTCRMGNDALAVVDQRLKVKGLVGLRIVDGSIMPDLVSGNTNAPIIMIAEKASDMILEDAR is encoded by the coding sequence ATGAACGCAAATTCTCACCCCGCGCCGTCCGATCCGCAATTCGACTACATCATCGTCGGCGCCGGCTCTGCCGGCTGCGTGCTCGCCAACCGGCTCTCTGCGAACGGCAAGCACACCGTTCTGCTGCTGGAAGCGGGGCCGAAGGACGCCAACATCTGGATCCACGTGCCGCTCGGCTATGGCAAGCTGTTCAAGGAGAAGACCGTCAACTGGATGTACCAGACCGAGCCGGAACCCGAGCTCAAGGGACGTCAGGTGTTCCAGCCGCGCGGCAAGACGCTGGGCGGATCGAGCTCGATCAACGGCCTGCTCTACGTCCGCGGCCAGCATGAGGACTACGACCGCTGGCGCCAGCTCGGCAACACCGGCTGGGGCTATGACGACGTGCTGCCCTATTTCAAGAAGGCGGAGAACCAGGCACGCGGGGCCAGCGAATTCCACGGCAGCGACGGCCCGCTGCCGGTATCGGACATGATCATGACCGATCCGCTGTCAAAGGCTTTCATCGATGCCGCCGTCCAGACTGGTCTGCCCTACAACCCGGATTTCAACGGCGCCTCGCAGGAGGGCGTCGGCCTGTTCCAGACCACGACGCGCAACGGCCGCCGCGCCTCCACGGCGGTAGCCTATCTCGGCCCGGCCAAGACCCGCGGCAATCTCAAGATAGAGACCGGCGCCCTCGGCCAGCGCATCCTGTTCGAAGGCCGGCGCGCGGTCGGCGTCGAGTACCGGCAAGGCGCTCAGCTTCGCCGCGCCCGGGCGCGCAAGGAGGTCGTGCTGTCGAGCGGCGCCTACAACTCGCCGCAGCTCCTGCAGCTCTCCGGCGTCGGTCCCGCCGATCTCCTGCGCAAGCACGGCATCGACGTGGTGCTGGACGCGGAGGGCGTCGGCCACGATCTTCAGGACCACATGCAGGTCCGCATCGTGATGCGCTGCTCGCAGAAGATCACGCTGAACGACACCGTCAATCATCCGATCCGCCGCACGCTCGAAGGCGCGCGTTATGCGCTGTTCCGCAAGGGTTGGCTGACGATCGCGGCGGGTACCGCAGGGGCGTTCTTCAAGACCAGCCCGCGGCTCGCCTCGCCCGACATCCAGGTCCACTTCCTGCCGTTCTCGACCGACAAGATGGGCGAGAAGCTGCACGATTTTTCCGGCTTCACTGCCTCGGTGTGCCAGCTCCGGCCCGAGAGCCGCGGCAGCCTGCGGATCAGAAGCGCCGATCCGACCGTGCCGCCGGAAATCCGCATCAACTACATGTCGACCGAAACCGACCGCACGACCAACGTCGAAGCCCTGAAGATCCTGCGCAAGATCCTGGGCGCGCAGGCGCTGAAGCCGTTCGTGGTCGACGAGGTCGATCCGGGCGCGAAGGTATCCACGGATGCGGAACTGCTGGATTTCTGCCGCGAGCGCGGCAGCACCATCTATCATCCGACCTCGACCTGCCGTATGGGCAATGATGCGCTGGCGGTGGTCGATCAGCGGCTGAAGGTGAAGGGCCTCGTCGGCCTTCGCATCGTCGATGGCTCGATCATGCCGGACCTCGTGTCCGGGAACACCAATGCGCCGATCATCATGATCGCGGAAAAGGCCTCCGACATGATATTGGAGGATGCGCGGTAA
- the hemC gene encoding hydroxymethylbilane synthase produces the protein MATRLKIGTRKSAMALAQTEEIARRLTAAMPDLEIEIVKFDTTGDLDQTSKLLPHGGKGGAFVAQIRAAVLSGELQAAMHSLKDMPGNEDTPGLVIGATLSRDPPGDALVLRHGVTLEALRQSRGKGFKIGTNAVRRAAYARRLFPQVEVIHFRGAADTRVRKLDNGEKQRLPDGGAVGPADALIMARSGLDRVGLASRIAYEFTPAEMLPAAGQGIVAVECAAQDWETRRILASIDDPAAHACADAEREVLWVLNGHCNSPVAGYSTIDGDRMSLTASVLDLSGNTIIEAAQSGPANRPRELGRAVGLELLAKGAAEIIERSRPR, from the coding sequence TTGGCTACGCGACTTAAGATCGGCACGCGCAAGAGCGCGATGGCGCTGGCACAGACGGAAGAGATCGCGCGCCGCCTGACCGCCGCCATGCCCGATCTCGAAATCGAGATCGTCAAGTTCGACACCACGGGCGATCTCGATCAGACCAGCAAGCTGTTACCGCATGGCGGCAAGGGCGGTGCCTTCGTGGCGCAGATCCGCGCCGCCGTGCTGTCGGGCGAGTTGCAGGCGGCGATGCACTCGCTGAAGGACATGCCCGGCAACGAGGACACGCCCGGCCTCGTGATCGGCGCCACGCTCTCCCGCGATCCGCCCGGCGATGCGCTTGTGCTGCGCCACGGCGTGACACTGGAGGCGCTGCGTCAGTCGCGCGGCAAGGGCTTCAAGATCGGCACCAATGCGGTGCGGCGCGCGGCCTATGCCCGCCGGCTGTTTCCGCAAGTGGAGGTGATCCACTTCCGCGGCGCCGCCGACACGCGCGTGCGCAAGCTCGACAATGGCGAGAAGCAGCGTCTGCCGGATGGCGGCGCGGTGGGACCGGCGGACGCGCTGATCATGGCGCGCTCGGGACTCGATCGCGTTGGTCTTGCGAGCCGCATTGCCTACGAGTTCACACCTGCGGAGATGCTGCCCGCCGCGGGCCAGGGCATCGTCGCCGTCGAATGCGCGGCGCAGGACTGGGAGACGCGGCGCATCCTCGCATCGATCGACGATCCGGCCGCGCATGCCTGCGCCGATGCCGAGCGCGAGGTGCTGTGGGTGCTCAACGGCCACTGCAACTCGCCGGTGGCGGGTTACTCGACCATCGACGGCGATCGGATGTCGCTCACCGCATCCGTGCTCGATCTGTCCGGCAATACCATCATCGAAGCCGCGCAATCAGGGCCCGCCAACCGCCCGCGCGAGCTCGGCCGCGCGGTCGGGCTCGAGCTGCTCGCCAAGGGCGCAGCCGAGATCATCGAGCGCAGCCGGCCGCGGTAA
- the hemE gene encoding uroporphyrinogen decarboxylase produces MPQSATKPFIDVLSGQRQAVPPVWMMRQAGRYLPEYREVRAKAGGFLDLCFSPELAAEVTLQPIRRFGFDAAIIFSDILVIPYALGRSVRFEVGEGPRLEPLDDPGKAATLAPRADFTKLAPVFEALRIVRGTLDPKVALIGFCGAPWTVATYMVAGHGTPDQAPARTMAYRHPEAFSTIIDVLVENSIEYLLAQLAAGADALQIFDTWAGVLPPAEFARWSIEPTRRIVAGVRAKVPDAKIIGFPRGAGALLPPYVEATGVNAVSIDWTAEPAFIRERVQTRVAVQGNLDPLVLITGGDALDRAVDNVLANFAEGRLIFNLGHGIQPETPIAHVEQMLKRVRG; encoded by the coding sequence GTGCCCCAATCAGCGACGAAACCCTTCATCGACGTGCTCTCCGGCCAGCGCCAAGCCGTTCCGCCGGTCTGGATGATGCGGCAGGCCGGCCGATATCTGCCCGAATACCGCGAGGTCCGTGCGAAGGCCGGCGGCTTCCTCGATCTCTGCTTTTCTCCGGAACTTGCCGCCGAAGTCACGCTGCAGCCGATCCGAAGGTTCGGCTTCGATGCGGCGATTATCTTCTCCGACATTCTGGTGATCCCCTACGCACTCGGCCGCTCCGTGCGCTTCGAGGTCGGGGAAGGTCCGCGCCTGGAGCCGCTGGATGATCCCGGCAAGGCCGCCACGCTGGCGCCACGCGCCGATTTCACCAAGCTCGCGCCGGTGTTCGAGGCCTTGCGCATCGTGCGCGGCACGCTCGATCCGAAGGTTGCGCTGATCGGATTCTGCGGCGCGCCGTGGACGGTCGCAACCTATATGGTCGCGGGCCACGGCACGCCGGACCAGGCGCCGGCGCGGACAATGGCTTATCGGCATCCTGAGGCATTTTCGACGATCATCGATGTCCTCGTCGAGAACTCGATCGAGTATCTGCTGGCGCAACTCGCCGCCGGCGCCGACGCCTTGCAGATTTTCGATACCTGGGCCGGCGTCTTGCCGCCGGCCGAGTTCGCGCGCTGGTCAATCGAGCCGACGCGGCGCATCGTCGCGGGCGTGCGCGCCAAGGTGCCGGACGCAAAAATCATCGGCTTTCCCCGCGGCGCCGGCGCACTGCTGCCACCCTATGTCGAGGCAACCGGCGTCAACGCCGTCAGCATCGATTGGACCGCAGAGCCAGCCTTCATCCGCGAGCGCGTGCAGACGCGCGTTGCCGTGCAGGGCAATCTCGATCCCCTGGTGCTGATCACCGGCGGCGATGCGCTCGACCGTGCCGTCGACAACGTGCTGGCAAATTTTGCCGAAGGAAGGTTGATCTTCAATCTCGGCCACGGCATCCAGCCGGAAACGCCGATCGCCCATGTCGAGCAGATGCTGAAGCGCGTGCGGGGATGA
- a CDS encoding diguanylate cyclase, with the protein MDVVSQRAGWSRLPLRAAAFVVLTCTAILGVSGWREWSAREAVLKGAETEMANVARSLTQHAEDSLDLLDSGVVGVVSRLEMDGTDPATIGKLRNLLEARKKAVARIHSLAIIDDKGNWLTSSGAVTSTLSDDEFFRHHEFSPRREAYVGRPVKSLMDGEWVVTLSRRFNKLDGSFGGVVLATISANYLSHFYEQFEIGRNSSVTLVHGDGLIIARSPSNDKFVGRSVADTPLFRDPTLQRPGGAYHFRSLLDGLERVSFFKRSGRYPLVLLATVDKEELLAPWRAAAISRMLYVLALVMLIAIIGAVLVRQLQRGQRMAAALSEKEAHFRLLAEGSSDMVTRIGLDERLRYVSPSSVRVVGWRANQLIGTQALAGIHPDDQPQVQAIVDAMKRGEKDEARVTYRNAHRLNSEVWLESTMRVTREDNGTVDGVVAISRDITEQKKLETRLETLAIEDSLTGLANRRRFDERLNEEWARAYRDRSSLALLMIDVDHFKAYNDEYGHPAGDACLRVVAKILSAEMQRAGDLAARYGGEEFAMLLPNTDAAGCARIGERIRRAIRAADLVHTSNQASSCVTASLGGAACRPALERTAGGALLVEAADRALYTAKASGRDRLMMAGEVTNLLPKASGF; encoded by the coding sequence ATGGACGTCGTCTCACAGAGAGCCGGATGGAGTCGCCTGCCGCTACGGGCGGCGGCGTTCGTCGTGCTGACTTGCACGGCGATCCTCGGCGTCAGTGGCTGGCGCGAATGGAGTGCGCGCGAGGCGGTGCTCAAAGGCGCCGAGACGGAGATGGCCAACGTCGCCCGCTCGCTGACGCAGCACGCCGAGGACAGTCTCGATCTGCTGGATTCCGGGGTGGTCGGTGTCGTCAGCCGGCTGGAGATGGACGGTACCGATCCAGCCACCATCGGAAAGCTGCGGAATCTCCTGGAGGCGCGCAAGAAGGCGGTCGCGCGCATTCACAGCCTTGCCATCATCGACGACAAGGGCAACTGGCTGACCAGCTCGGGCGCGGTCACTTCGACGCTCAGCGACGACGAGTTCTTCCGTCATCACGAGTTTTCGCCGAGGCGGGAGGCCTATGTCGGCCGCCCTGTGAAGAGCCTTATGGACGGCGAATGGGTCGTCACCCTGTCCCGCCGCTTCAACAAGCTGGACGGCAGCTTCGGCGGCGTCGTGCTGGCGACCATCAGCGCCAACTATCTCTCGCATTTTTACGAGCAGTTCGAGATCGGCCGCAACAGCTCGGTGACGCTTGTGCACGGCGACGGCCTGATCATCGCGCGCAGCCCGAGCAACGACAAGTTCGTGGGCCGCAGCGTCGCCGATACGCCGCTGTTTCGGGATCCTACTCTGCAGCGGCCTGGTGGCGCCTATCATTTCAGGTCGCTGCTGGACGGCCTCGAGCGCGTCAGCTTCTTCAAGCGCAGCGGCCGCTATCCGCTCGTCCTGCTAGCCACAGTCGACAAGGAGGAATTGCTCGCGCCGTGGCGTGCGGCGGCGATCTCCCGCATGCTCTACGTGCTTGCGCTGGTGATGCTGATCGCCATCATCGGCGCGGTGCTGGTGCGGCAGTTGCAGCGCGGCCAGCGCATGGCGGCAGCCCTTAGCGAGAAGGAGGCTCATTTCCGCCTGCTCGCGGAAGGCTCGAGCGACATGGTGACCCGCATCGGGCTCGACGAGCGGCTGCGCTATGTCTCGCCCTCCTCGGTTCGCGTCGTCGGCTGGCGCGCCAATCAGCTTATCGGAACGCAGGCGCTCGCCGGCATCCATCCGGACGACCAGCCGCAGGTTCAGGCCATCGTCGATGCCATGAAACGTGGCGAGAAGGATGAGGCGCGGGTCACCTACCGCAACGCGCACCGGCTGAACTCCGAGGTATGGCTCGAATCGACCATGCGGGTGACGCGCGAGGACAATGGCACCGTCGACGGCGTGGTCGCGATCTCGCGCGACATCACTGAGCAGAAGAAGCTGGAAACCAGGCTCGAGACCCTTGCGATCGAGGACAGCCTCACCGGGCTCGCCAACCGCCGCCGCTTCGACGAACGCCTCAACGAGGAATGGGCGCGCGCTTATCGCGACCGCTCGAGCCTTGCCCTCTTGATGATCGACGTCGATCACTTCAAGGCCTACAACGACGAATATGGCCATCCCGCGGGCGATGCCTGCCTGCGTGTGGTTGCGAAGATTCTGTCGGCCGAGATGCAGCGCGCCGGCGATCTCGCGGCGCGCTATGGCGGCGAGGAGTTCGCCATGCTGCTGCCGAACACCGATGCGGCCGGTTGCGCGCGGATCGGCGAACGGATTCGCCGGGCGATCCGCGCGGCGGATCTCGTCCATACGTCCAATCAGGCCTCTAGCTGTGTCACCGCCTCGCTTGGCGGCGCGGCGTGCCGGCCGGCACTCGAGCGTACCGCAGGGGGAGCATTGCTGGTGGAAGCCGCCGATCGTGCGCTCTACACCGCCAAGGCATCCGGCCGCGACCGCCTGATGATGGCGGGCGAGGTGACGAACCTGTTGCCCAAGGCTTCCGGCTTCTAA
- a CDS encoding SlyX family protein, producing MTNEIKALSERIDTLETRLAYQDDTIETLNQTITAQWKQIDALTRQIAQLAERLQEAEANAPGPANERPPHY from the coding sequence GTGACGAATGAGATCAAGGCGTTGAGCGAACGTATCGACACGCTGGAGACGCGCCTCGCCTATCAAGACGACACCATCGAAACGCTGAACCAGACCATCACGGCGCAATGGAAGCAGATCGACGCGCTGACGCGGCAGATCGCGCAGCTCGCCGAACGGCTCCAGGAGGCCGAAGCCAATGCGCCGGGACCCGCCAATGAGCGGCCGCCGCACTACTGA
- a CDS encoding rhodanese-related sulfurtransferase has translation MAYKVAAFYQFAALPDYRELREPLRAFCAGLSLKGSVLLAQEGINGTIAGAPDAIDAFAHELAHGDMFGGRLDHLELKFSTAAAMPFGRLKVRLKKEIVTLGDEAADPTRQVGIYVDAAEWNALIAAPDTLVLDTRNAFEVAMGTFEGAVDPGIKSFGQFKDFAARQLDPARHRRIAMFCTGGIRCEKASAHLLARGFAEVYHLKGGILKYLEEVPEAQSRWRGECFVFDERVALGHGLRERDKGRARDE, from the coding sequence ATGGCTTACAAGGTCGCCGCCTTCTACCAGTTTGCCGCCCTGCCCGATTACCGCGAGCTGCGCGAGCCGCTGCGCGCGTTCTGCGCCGGGCTGTCCCTGAAAGGCAGCGTGCTGCTGGCCCAAGAGGGTATCAACGGCACCATCGCGGGTGCGCCCGACGCGATCGACGCGTTTGCCCATGAGCTGGCACACGGCGACATGTTCGGCGGCAGGCTCGACCATCTCGAATTGAAGTTCTCCACCGCCGCAGCGATGCCGTTCGGCCGGCTCAAGGTGCGGCTGAAGAAGGAGATCGTCACGCTCGGCGATGAGGCCGCCGACCCGACGCGCCAAGTCGGCATCTATGTCGACGCCGCCGAATGGAATGCGCTGATCGCGGCGCCCGACACGCTCGTGCTCGACACCCGTAACGCCTTCGAGGTCGCAATGGGCACGTTCGAGGGCGCAGTCGATCCCGGCATCAAGAGCTTTGGCCAGTTCAAGGACTTTGCTGCAAGGCAGCTCGATCCCGCAAGACACCGCAGGATCGCGATGTTCTGCACCGGTGGCATCCGCTGCGAGAAGGCAAGCGCGCATCTGCTCGCGCGCGGCTTTGCCGAAGTCTATCACCTCAAGGGCGGCATCCTGAAATACCTGGAAGAGGTGCCCGAGGCGCAGAGCCGCTGGCGCGGCGAATGCTTCGTGTTCGACGAGCGCGTGGCGCTCGGACACGGCCTGCGCGAACGAGACAAGGGGCGCGCACGTGACGAATGA
- the ggt gene encoding gamma-glutamyltransferase: MRNFHFPGRSTVHATNAMVATSHPQASLAAIEVLREGGTAVDAAVAGSAVLGVIEPQSTGIGGDCFALIQPRGEGKIIAYNGSGRAPKAANADWYLERKIHSVPLTSAHAVSIPGVVDAFATVLRDHGKFGFDRLFQPAIKAAEEGYVVAPRIAFDWKNQFEKLKNGTNTERYLLPHGKPPVAGDVIRQPELGKTLRAIAKDGRDAFYKGQIAEDMVETLRGIGGLHTLDDFAAHTTEVTTPIGTTYKGYDVWQCPPNGPGVTMLLMLNILSRFDLTKFAPLSVERFHLEAEAARIAYMNREMHVASPDHMKINVAEMLATGFADEYISKIRMDGLLELPNVAPPMNPSTIYITVVDKDRNVCSFINSIAHSFGSAIVSNKTGVLFQNRAGGFRIQPGHPNCIAGGKRPLHTIMPSLLTKGGRSVMPFAVMGGQYQPTGQTHVLTNILDFGYDLQEAIDMPRGLHYEGQYQLEDSVPAAIVEGLKKLGHKTTSVVGPLGGAQAIWIDWDKGTLTGGSDPRKDGCALGY, from the coding sequence ATGAGAAACTTCCATTTCCCCGGCAGGTCCACGGTCCACGCCACCAACGCGATGGTGGCGACGTCGCATCCGCAGGCCTCGCTCGCCGCGATCGAGGTGCTGCGGGAGGGCGGTACTGCGGTGGACGCGGCGGTCGCGGGCTCGGCGGTCCTCGGTGTGATCGAGCCGCAATCGACCGGCATCGGCGGCGACTGCTTCGCGCTCATCCAGCCGCGCGGCGAGGGCAAGATCATCGCCTATAACGGCTCCGGCCGGGCGCCGAAGGCGGCGAACGCCGACTGGTATCTCGAGCGCAAAATCCACTCGGTGCCGCTGACCTCGGCCCATGCGGTCTCGATCCCCGGCGTGGTCGACGCCTTCGCCACCGTGCTGCGCGACCACGGCAAGTTCGGCTTCGACCGCCTGTTCCAGCCCGCGATCAAGGCGGCGGAAGAGGGCTATGTCGTCGCGCCCCGCATCGCCTTTGACTGGAAGAACCAGTTCGAGAAGCTGAAGAACGGCACCAACACCGAGCGTTATCTGTTGCCGCACGGCAAGCCACCAGTGGCCGGCGACGTCATTCGCCAGCCCGAGCTCGGCAAGACGCTGCGGGCGATCGCCAAGGACGGCCGCGACGCCTTCTACAAGGGACAAATCGCGGAAGACATGGTCGAGACCCTGCGCGGCATCGGCGGCCTGCACACGCTCGACGATTTTGCTGCGCACACCACCGAGGTGACGACGCCGATCGGGACCACGTACAAGGGCTACGACGTCTGGCAGTGCCCGCCGAACGGACCCGGCGTCACCATGCTGTTGATGCTGAACATCCTGTCGCGGTTCGACCTGACCAAGTTCGCGCCGCTTAGCGTCGAACGCTTCCATCTCGAGGCCGAGGCCGCGCGGATCGCCTACATGAATCGCGAGATGCATGTCGCCTCACCCGATCACATGAAGATCAACGTCGCCGAGATGCTCGCGACGGGCTTTGCCGACGAGTACATCAGCAAGATCCGCATGGACGGCCTGCTCGAATTGCCGAACGTCGCGCCGCCGATGAATCCCTCGACCATCTACATCACCGTGGTGGACAAGGACCGCAACGTCTGCTCGTTCATCAATTCCATCGCGCATTCCTTCGGCTCGGCGATCGTCTCCAACAAGACCGGCGTCTTGTTCCAGAACCGCGCCGGCGGTTTCCGCATCCAGCCCGGTCATCCCAATTGCATCGCGGGCGGTAAGCGCCCGCTCCACACGATCATGCCGAGTCTCCTCACCAAGGGCGGCCGTTCGGTGATGCCGTTCGCCGTGATGGGCGGCCAGTATCAGCCGACCGGCCAGACGCATGTGCTGACCAACATCCTCGACTTTGGCTACGACCTGCAGGAGGCGATCGACATGCCGCGCGGCCTGCACTACGAGGGCCAGTACCAGCTCGAGGACAGCGTGCCGGCGGCGATCGTCGAGGGACTGAAGAAGCTTGGGCACAAGACCACGAGCGTGGTCGGCCCGCTCGGCGGTGCCCAGGCGATCTGGATCGATTGGGACAAGGGCACACTCACTGGCGGTTCCGATCCGCGCAAGGACGGCTGCGCGCTCGGCTATTAA
- a CDS encoding (2Fe-2S)-binding protein: MSENSSSKSSGFDRRAFIAGAAGSALVPMTARAAAADASSPPAQDPALPVDVTLRVNGNDKHLLIDARTTVLDALREHLGLTGSKKGCDHGQCGACTVLIGDRRVVSCLTLALAAEGHEITTIEGLATDDHLHPMQQAFVDNDAFQCGYCTPGQIMSAVACVKEGHAGSDADIREYMSGNICRCAAYPNIVAAVKQAAPEIMKG, encoded by the coding sequence ATGTCCGAAAATTCAAGTTCCAAATCATCCGGATTCGATCGCCGCGCGTTCATCGCCGGCGCGGCCGGCAGCGCGCTTGTTCCGATGACCGCGCGCGCCGCTGCGGCGGATGCGAGTTCACCGCCCGCGCAGGATCCCGCGCTCCCCGTCGACGTGACGTTGCGGGTGAACGGCAATGACAAGCATCTACTCATCGACGCGCGCACCACCGTGCTCGATGCGCTGCGCGAACATCTCGGGCTCACCGGCAGCAAGAAGGGATGCGATCATGGTCAGTGCGGTGCTTGCACGGTGCTGATCGGCGATCGGCGCGTGGTGTCGTGCCTGACCCTCGCGCTCGCGGCTGAAGGCCACGAGATCACCACGATCGAGGGGCTCGCCACCGATGACCACCTGCATCCGATGCAGCAGGCTTTCGTCGACAACGACGCCTTCCAGTGCGGCTATTGCACGCCCGGACAGATCATGTCCGCCGTCGCTTGCGTGAAGGAGGGCCATGCTGGCAGCGATGCCGACATCCGCGAATACATGAGCGGCAACATCTGCCGCTGTGCCGCCTATCCCAACATCGTCGCCGCCGTGAAGCAGGCTGCGCCCGAGATCATGAAAGGCTAG
- a CDS encoding xanthine dehydrogenase family protein subunit M: MRSFQYQRATDPHTAVQALSAAATANNPLTQAAAQPLAGGTTLIDLMKLDVMRPAAIVDINPLARGWSAIEPGRDGMRLGALAKMSDVAAHPEIPRSYPVIADSLKLAASAQLRNMATLGGNVMQRTRCSYFRDISYENCNKRNPGSGCAAMDGFNRMHAVLGTSDQCIATYPGDFAQALIALDATVEITGKSGTRSMPFAELHKMPGNSPEIETMLQPGELISAFAVPGRWPRSVYLKTRDRQSYEFALSSAAVALDVQDGVIRDARVALGGVATVPWRAREAEALLKGQRFDEGLAQRVADAAFAEARGRRHNSFKIALGKRVVTHALQQAVMMEI; the protein is encoded by the coding sequence ATGCGATCCTTCCAATATCAGAGGGCGACCGACCCTCACACGGCCGTGCAGGCGCTCAGCGCAGCCGCAACTGCCAACAATCCGCTGACCCAGGCCGCGGCGCAGCCGCTCGCCGGCGGCACGACGCTGATCGATCTGATGAAGCTCGATGTGATGCGGCCTGCCGCGATCGTCGACATCAACCCGCTTGCGCGAGGCTGGTCGGCGATCGAGCCGGGCAGAGACGGCATGCGGCTCGGCGCGCTCGCGAAAATGTCCGACGTCGCCGCGCATCCCGAGATCCCGCGCAGTTACCCCGTGATCGCGGACTCCCTGAAGCTCGCCGCCAGCGCGCAACTGCGCAACATGGCGACGCTGGGCGGCAATGTGATGCAGCGGACGCGCTGCAGCTATTTCCGCGACATCTCCTACGAGAATTGCAACAAGCGCAACCCGGGCTCCGGCTGTGCCGCGATGGATGGATTCAATCGCATGCATGCGGTGCTCGGTACCTCCGACCAATGCATCGCGACCTATCCCGGCGATTTTGCCCAGGCGCTGATCGCGCTGGATGCCACGGTCGAGATCACCGGCAAGTCCGGCACTCGCAGCATGCCGTTCGCAGAGCTGCACAAGATGCCCGGTAACTCGCCCGAGATTGAAACGATGCTTCAGCCCGGCGAGTTGATCTCGGCCTTTGCGGTCCCGGGGCGTTGGCCGCGTTCGGTCTATCTCAAGACGCGCGACCGGCAGTCCTATGAGTTCGCCTTGTCCTCGGCCGCGGTGGCGCTCGACGTGCAGGACGGTGTGATCAGGGATGCGCGTGTCGCACTCGGTGGTGTCGCCACCGTGCCCTGGCGGGCGCGCGAGGCGGAGGCGCTGCTGAAGGGACAGAGATTCGACGAGGGACTGGCGCAGCGTGTGGCGGATGCCGCTTTCGCGGAGGCGAGGGGCCGCCGGCACAACAGCTTCAAGATCGCGCTCGGCAAGCGCGTGGTGACGCACGCGCTCCAGCAGGCCGTAATGATGGAGATCTGA